One Candidatus Methylomirabilota bacterium DNA segment encodes these proteins:
- a CDS encoding ABC transporter permease, translating to MTDRGRFVLGAVNALIYAFLVAPILVVIVVSFGDAPFLQFPPGRLSLRWYTSLGEYPDFLASFGLSLVLAATSAGAATVVGTMGAFALARHRFRGRALLSALVMAPLVLPGLITGIALLQFFSLFRTEPSFFRLFVGHLIVTVPYVVRSVGAVLVGFDTTLEEAARGLGAGPVTATRLITLPLIKPGLIAGALFAFILSFDNVVVSIFLTTPRLVPLPIQIYNYVESSARPIIASVSTLQIVVIVVLVVVAEKLVGFSRYVGGAER from the coding sequence GTGACAGATCGTGGCCGATTCGTCCTGGGTGCGGTGAACGCGCTGATCTACGCCTTTCTGGTGGCGCCGATCCTGGTCGTGATCGTCGTGTCCTTCGGGGACGCCCCCTTCCTCCAGTTCCCGCCCGGCCGGCTCTCCCTCCGGTGGTACACAAGCCTCGGCGAGTATCCCGACTTCCTGGCATCCTTCGGGCTCAGCCTGGTCCTGGCCGCCACCAGCGCGGGCGCCGCCACGGTGGTGGGGACCATGGGGGCGTTCGCCCTCGCCCGCCATCGCTTCCGGGGCCGCGCGCTTCTGAGCGCCCTGGTGATGGCACCCCTGGTGCTGCCGGGGCTGATCACCGGGATCGCGCTCCTCCAGTTCTTCAGCCTCTTCCGTACCGAGCCGTCCTTCTTCCGCCTCTTCGTGGGCCACCTGATCGTCACCGTCCCCTACGTCGTCCGGTCGGTGGGGGCGGTCCTGGTCGGGTTCGACACGACGCTGGAGGAGGCGGCGCGCGGGCTGGGGGCCGGCCCCGTCACGGCGACGCGATTGATCACCCTGCCGCTCATCAAGCCGGGGCTGATCGCCGGCGCCCTGTTCGCCTTCATCCTGTCGTTCGACAACGTCGTCGTCTCCATCTTCCTGACCACGCCGCGACTGGTCCCGCTGCCGATCCAGATCTACAACTACGTGGAGTCGAGCGCCCGCCCCATCATCGCCTCGGTGTCGACGCTCCAGATCGTGGTGATCGTGGTGCTCGTGGTGGTGGCCGAGAAGCTCGTGGGGTTCAGCCGGTATGTGGGGGGCGCCGAACGATGA
- a CDS encoding ABC transporter ATP-binding protein, with protein sequence MTPALELVGVRKRYGAVTALHEISLAVAEGALVFLLGPSGCGKTTALRIISGFIPPDGGRVLIRGESVEGTPPERRGLGMVFQHLALFPHMTVFQNVAFGLRMRRVSADALRQRVKRALDLVQLRGLEGRYPRALSGGQQQRVALARAVVIEPALLLLDEPLSSLDLKLRLEMRAEIRALQRALGITTLFVTHDQDEALTMADEIVVMNQGRIVQIGTPAALYEQPASRFVAHFLGESNLESGAIATTLGPGRWRVDAGGLEVVATGAGAWQPGDAVTVVVRPERVRLDAGEPGAVPGEPNVFPVRIEECIFRGALRRYRVRLPHGGLWSVDEPAGGAPVHAVGTDVRVRWRAEDCLAVPES encoded by the coding sequence ATGACGCCCGCCCTCGAGCTCGTCGGCGTCCGGAAGCGCTACGGGGCGGTCACGGCGCTCCACGAGATCTCGCTGGCCGTCGCCGAGGGCGCGCTGGTCTTCCTGCTCGGTCCCTCCGGCTGCGGGAAGACCACGGCCCTCCGGATCATCTCCGGGTTCATCCCGCCGGACGGCGGGCGCGTCCTGATTCGCGGGGAGTCCGTCGAGGGCACTCCGCCCGAGCGCCGCGGCCTCGGGATGGTCTTCCAGCACCTGGCGCTCTTCCCGCACATGACCGTGTTCCAGAACGTGGCCTTCGGCCTGCGCATGCGTCGGGTCTCCGCCGACGCGCTCCGCCAGCGCGTGAAGCGGGCGCTCGACCTGGTCCAGCTCCGCGGCCTGGAAGGCCGCTACCCCCGGGCGCTCAGCGGGGGCCAGCAGCAGCGGGTGGCCCTGGCCCGGGCGGTCGTGATCGAGCCGGCGCTCCTCCTGCTCGACGAGCCTCTCTCGAGCCTGGACCTCAAGCTCCGCCTGGAGATGCGGGCCGAGATCCGCGCCCTCCAGCGGGCGCTCGGGATCACCACCCTCTTCGTCACCCACGACCAGGACGAGGCGCTGACCATGGCCGACGAGATCGTGGTGATGAACCAGGGTCGCATCGTGCAGATCGGCACCCCGGCCGCCCTCTACGAGCAGCCGGCGAGTCGCTTCGTGGCTCACTTCCTGGGGGAGTCGAACCTGGAGTCGGGCGCGATCGCGACGACGCTCGGCCCGGGCAGGTGGCGAGTGGACGCCGGCGGGCTCGAGGTCGTGGCGACCGGGGCGGGGGCCTGGCAGCCGGGCGACGCCGTGACGGTGGTCGTTCGGCCCGAGCGGGTCCGGCTCGACGCCGGTGAGCCCGGTGCGGTCCCTGGCGAGCCGAACGTCTTCCCGGTCAGGATCGAGGAGTGCATCTTCCGCGGTGCCCTGCGCCGGTACCGCGTGCGGCTGCCCCACGGCGGGCTCTGGAGCGTGGACGAGCCCGCCGGTGGCGCGCCCGTCCATGCGGTGGGTACGGATGTCCGGGTACGATGGCGGGCCGAGGACTGCCTGGCCGTCCCCGAGAGCTGA